The Tepidibacter aestuarii genome contains a region encoding:
- a CDS encoding MBL fold metallo-hydrolase, with amino-acid sequence MNKLTVLKIKFDFNGDKNIIYPVILSDENEVILIDCGYPNFLPLIKNASKENGIDISKLTKIIITHHDFDHMGALAEFKREYPHVKVLSSIDDEKYISGKEKSLRLQQAESIYDKIPEDEKESAKEFQRFIETIENVQVDICLKDNDSFSWCEGIEIIATPGHMPGHISIYLKNSKTLISGDALVVENDKLMIPYPQYTLDMVNAKNSIKKLLNYEIDRIICYHGGLYTKNIKESLENIISD; translated from the coding sequence ATGAATAAATTAACGGTTTTAAAAATAAAATTTGATTTTAATGGTGACAAAAATATTATTTATCCGGTTATATTAAGTGATGAAAATGAAGTTATTTTAATTGATTGTGGATACCCTAATTTTTTACCTTTAATAAAAAATGCGTCTAAAGAAAATGGAATTGATATTAGTAAATTGACAAAAATAATTATAACACATCATGATTTTGACCATATGGGGGCTTTGGCAGAGTTTAAAAGAGAGTATCCACATGTTAAGGTTCTCTCATCAATTGATGATGAAAAATATATTAGTGGTAAGGAAAAATCTTTAAGATTACAGCAAGCAGAGTCTATATATGATAAAATTCCAGAGGATGAAAAGGAAAGTGCAAAGGAGTTTCAGCGTTTTATTGAAACAATAGAAAATGTTCAGGTGGATATATGCTTAAAAGATAATGATTCATTTTCTTGGTGTGAAGGTATAGAAATAATTGCTACTCCAGGGCATATGCCAGGTCATATTTCGATTTATTTGAAAAATAGTAAAACATTGATTTCAGGAGATGCATTAGTAGTAGAAAATGATAAATTGATGATACCATATCCACAATATACTTTAGATATGGTTAATGCAAAAAATTCTATAAAGAAGTTATTAAATTATGAAATAGATAGAATCATATGTTACCATGGCGGTTTATATACAAAAAATATTAAAGAATCATTAGAGAACATTATTTCAGATTAA
- a CDS encoding CD3324 family protein — MKYENAQNILPEYIVQLIQEYIEGGYLYIPIKYDNKKVWGENTATKDILKKRNREIFNKYNEGMSIKRLAKKYYLSEHSIRRIIRQQKDI, encoded by the coding sequence ATGAAATATGAAAATGCACAAAATATACTGCCAGAATATATTGTTCAACTGATTCAAGAATATATAGAGGGTGGATATTTATATATACCAATAAAATATGATAACAAAAAAGTTTGGGGAGAAAATACTGCTACAAAAGACATTTTAAAAAAAAGAAACAGAGAAATTTTTAATAAATATAATGAAGGAATGTCTATTAAAAGACTTGCGAAGAAGTATTATCTTTCTGAACATAGTATAAGAAGAATAATTAGGCAACAAAAGGATATATAA
- a CDS encoding cupin domain-containing protein produces MKGVNNMYKPYPCPYYVNTPMYNLYNMYKYQYPYWFNTPMYNSYYSKQFTKLKDYGPEPFVVNINEATKQNDTYRTALWTGENLQVTLMSIDVDDDIGLEVHPTVDQFIRIEEGKGLVQMGDTKDKLDYQEKVYDDFAIMIPAGKWHNVINTGNKPLKLYAIYAPPEHPHGTVHETKADAETAE; encoded by the coding sequence ATGAAAGGAGTGAACAATATGTATAAACCATATCCATGCCCTTATTACGTTAACACACCAATGTATAACCTATATAATATGTATAAGTATCAATACCCTTACTGGTTTAACACACCAATGTATAACTCATACTATTCAAAACAGTTTACTAAATTGAAGGACTATGGACCAGAACCATTTGTAGTTAATATCAATGAGGCTACTAAACAAAACGATACTTATCGTACAGCTTTATGGACAGGAGAGAACTTGCAAGTCACATTGATGAGCATCGATGTTGATGATGACATAGGTTTAGAAGTTCATCCAACAGTTGATCAATTCATACGTATTGAAGAAGGTAAGGGACTTGTTCAAATGGGGGACACAAAAGATAAGTTGGATTATCAAGAAAAAGTTTATGATGACTTTGCGATTATGATACCTGCTGGTAAGTGGCACAATGTAATCAATACAGGTAATAAACCACTTAAATTGTACGCTATCTATGCACCACCTGAACATCCACATGGTACAGTTCATGAAACTAAAGCAGATGCAGAAACTGCTGAATAG
- a CDS encoding YetF domain-containing protein: MFNPLTIVLRVFLALIFLFIATKLLTKRSLANLTYFDYVATTVLGTIAGNLAFNIKINISIFILSMTLITLIIMLISYVSLKYSPLRKFVAGEPTILIRNGKILEYNLSKLSYSYNYLNQQLRQEGVFDINKVEFAILEPSGELSIKLKSQNSPLTPQDLNLSTEYEGLATEIILDGKILENNLQKNNFSKKWLYQELNKKGIKNINEISFAALSSNGNLYVDLYRD, translated from the coding sequence TTGTTTAATCCTTTAACCATAGTATTACGAGTGTTTTTAGCTCTAATATTTCTTTTTATCGCCACTAAATTATTAACTAAAAGAAGTTTAGCTAACCTAACTTATTTTGACTATGTTGCTACTACTGTACTTGGAACAATAGCTGGTAATCTAGCTTTTAATATTAAAATAAATATTTCAATATTTATTCTTTCTATGACTCTAATAACGTTAATTATTATGTTAATCTCTTATGTCTCTTTAAAATATAGTCCACTTCGTAAATTTGTTGCTGGAGAACCTACAATATTAATACGAAATGGAAAAATTCTAGAATATAATTTATCTAAGTTAAGCTATTCCTATAACTACTTAAATCAACAACTTAGACAAGAGGGTGTATTTGATATTAACAAAGTAGAATTTGCCATACTTGAGCCTAGTGGAGAGTTAAGTATAAAGCTAAAATCTCAAAATAGTCCGTTAACTCCACAAGACCTTAATTTATCAACCGAATATGAAGGTCTTGCTACTGAAATAATTTTAGATGGTAAGATATTAGAGAATAATCTTCAAAAAAATAACTTTAGCAAAAAATGGCTATACCAAGAATTAAATAAGAAAGGAATTAAAAATATAAATGAAATCTCTTTTGCAGCGTTGTCCTCTAATGGCAATCTATATGTTGACCTTTACCGTGATTAA
- a CDS encoding DUF4368 domain-containing protein codes for MKRYTENTKMLQKVQNELKKIIDIKDITPELLHKLIHKIEVKENKDIIIHYRFSNPFLSNKVVISSRHMWRVSLY; via the coding sequence GAAGCGTTACACGGAAAATACAAAGATGCTTCAAAAAGTCCAAAACGAACTAAAAAAGATTATAGATATAAAAGATATTACACCAGAGTTACTTCATAAGCTTATTCATAAGATCGAGGTGAAGGAAAACAAGGATATTATTATCCATTATCGTTTTTCTAACCCTTTTTTGTCGAATAAAGTAGTCATCAGTAGTCGACACATGTGGAGAGTGTCACTTTATTAA